A window of Rhodothermales bacterium genomic DNA:
AACGCTTCGGCCTGGTGCACCAGTGCACTGTCGGACGTGACGAACTCGTAGAAGAGTTGCGCGGCCTCTATGTTGGGCCCTTTGTGAACCAGTGCGATCCCGTCTACGAGAACGGGAGTACCGTGCTCCGGGATGACAAAGGCGAAGGGATATCCGTTTACGTCGGCCTGCAGGAAGATGTCCGGCAGATTCCAGACGGTCACATCGCCTTCTCCACGCGCGAGTTTGAGATAGAGCTGGGTTGGATCGGCTGTGTATGTCTTTACATTGCGATCCAATTTTGCCAGCCAGCGATAGCCGTCTTCGACCGTCGGTTGACGGAGGATCATGGCGCCGAAGATGGTACGCATGGTACTGGACGCCAGCGGATACCGCAGCAGCACACGGCCCCGCCATTTTTCGGCAAGCAGTTCGTCCCAGCCCCGGGGACTTCGAGCCGAGTCGAGAGCAACGCTGTTGTACGCGATCACTTCGGGCGTGAAGAACGTGCCATACCAGAGGTCGGACGGACCACGAGCGTCTGATAACACGGAACTCGCCCACGACGGTCGGTATGGCGCGAGCAATCCCTCTCGAGCGGCCCTGTCGAACGCCATGCCCGCCCCGCCCCACCACACGCTGGCCTGGGGATTTGCAGATTCCGTCCGAATCCTGTCTTCCGCGTTCTGTCCGCCCATATCGATCCACTGAACATCGATGGCCGGATACGCCTCTTCGAAGGCTGCCTCGTAATGCGACAGCATCTCCTTCCCGTGTGGCGAATACACGACGAGGGGCGCCCGTGAATCGGCCGGACCGCAGCTCACCACGACGCCGGCGGTCGTGACGGCCGCCACAAGACAAACGAATGTGGGCACGGGCCGTTTTCGCATGAGCGTTACTCTATGAGTCGGAGGCGTGCAAATCGCAGGACGAGTTTCTTCTGTCCTACTTCAGGGAAAAAGACCGTCGCCTTGGCCTGGAGACCGGCGCCATCGAGAGCAAGAACCTTCCCTTCGCCGAACACTTCGTGCTCCACCGTTACTCCCGGGACGATACTTCCGCCCTCGCCTTCGTCGTACACCACTTTCCTGTCGTCCGATTGCGTCCGCGACGACTTCTTCGACGAGCGCGCACCATCGCCGCGAAGATTTCGGCGGTAGTAGTGTGGGTCAACGTCGTCGTACTCGATGCGACCAGACGAGCGGCCCGCGAATCGGTCCGTCCGCCCCTTGAATTCTACTCCAGCCTCGGTACGAACGAGTCCGTCATCAATCTCATCAAGGAATCGACTCCGAATGCTGGATTGCTGATCGCCGAATCGGTAGCGGCTTCGAGCATACGACAGAAACACGCGTTTCTCGGCGCGTGTGACGCCCACATAAAACAGTCGGCGTTCTTCTTCCAGGTCTTTGCGCTCCTCGGACATCCGCGCGAGAGGAAAGAGGCCCTCTTCGAGGCCCGTAATGAAGACGACCGGATATTCGAGTCCCTTGGAAGCGTGAAGCGTCATGAGGGTTACGACGTCGCCGGACGACGTATCGAGATCAGCATCGGTGACGAGCGATACTTCCTGGAGGAATGTGCTCAGCGAACCGGACTCCGGGTTGTTCGAAACGAACTCAGCGACCGCACTGACCAATTCCTGGACATTCTCCCAGCGGATCAGGTTCTCGGTCGTATGCTCCCGTTTGAGTTCATCAAGGAGACCTGAGGCACGAATCACGTCACCCGCAAGTTCGTCGGCTGGAACGCTTTCCATCCGTTCCGCAAAACCCGATATCATGGAGGCAAAGCGTTGCACCGCATTGACGGCCCGCCCGCCAAGCCCGATCTCCCCCACCCGCTCAACGGCCTGCCACACGGTGAGGTCGTGAGCGATCGCAAAGTCGACGATTCGCTCGACGCTCTTCTGACCAATACCGCGGGTCGGGAAATTGATCACACGCCGGAGGCTCGCCGTATCGTTCGGATTGACGACAAGACGCAGGTACGCGAGGACGTCCTTGATCTCCTTCCGTTGATAGAACGACAGGCCGCCGAACACGCGGTACGGGATGCCTCCGCGGCGCAACGCGTCTTCGATCGAACGGCTCTGTGCATTCGTCCGGTAGAGCGCGGCAAACTCGCGGTAGCGAATTCCGCGAACGTAGAGATCGCGGATGTGGCGTTCGATCTTCTGTGCCTCGTCCCTCTCGGAGATCGCCTCCATCAGGATAACGTCGTGGCCCTCTTCGTTTTCGGTCCACAGCGACTTCTCCAGTCGGTCCTCGTTGTGCTTGATGATCGAGTCGGCGAGTCGAAGGATTTTCTGTGTCGAGCGATAGTTCTGCTCGAGGCGCAGAACAAGGGCGTCCTTGTAGTCGCGCTGGAACGAGAGAATGTTGGTGATGTCCGCTCCGCGAAAAGCGTAGATACTCTGGGAGTCATCGCCAACAGCGCAGATATTCCGGTGCTGAGCGGCGAGGAGTTGTGCAAGCTGATACTGCGCTTGATTGGTATCCTGGTACTCGTCGATATAGATGTACTGCCAGCGCGACTGATACTTGTCGAGCGTCTCCGGCGCCTTGCGGAAGAGATCGAGCGGTTTGAGGAGAAGGTCGTCAAAGTCGAGGGCATTAGACCGACGCAGCGTTTCCTGATACGGTTGAAACAGTTGCGCCGCCTTGTCCTGGATCAGGGTCGATGCTGTGCGTGCATATTCCGCCGGGGAAATCATGCTCGTCTTGGCCGCCGAGATCAGGGATCGCATCGCTCGCGCCGAGAACTGCCGGGAGTCGATGTTATACTGCTCCATCAGGCCACGGAGTACGCGTTCCTGGTCGTCCGAATCATAGATGCTGTAGTCGGAGGTGTAGCCGATCTTGTCGGCTTCGACGCGCAGGAGGCGGGCGAAGATGGAGTGGAACGTGCCCATCCAGATGCCACGGGCTTCATCGCCGGCGAGATCTTCGATTCGCCGCTTCATTTCGCGAGCCGCCTTGTTCGTAAACGTCAGGGCGAGGATTTGCCACGGCTGCGCTTTTCCGGACGCGAGGAGATACGCAACCTTGTGCGTCAGGACGCGGGTTTTCCCCGAACCGGGCCCGGCCACGATCAGCGCCGGGCCGTCCGTCGCTGCCACGGCCGACCGCTGCGCCTCGTTGAGGGCGTCCAGGATCTGGCTCGCTGCCTGGGCGTCGGCAGTCGCGGTCACAGGATCCGTCGTCAACTGGAATTCTCGCATTTGGCGCAGCTAGCGTTCTCTCGGGTCGTCCAGGCTATCTGACCACAGACGAGCTTCCTTTCCGGGCGTAAGTGTTAGTGGGATTGATAAGATACGGAATGATGACAGCCCCACGGGTCCCGTGTCGCGACCCTACCGCGCCGTCGGGACAGGTCGCCAATTCAGTCGCCGCAGTTCATTGACCGACGGCCTGTCCTTCGCGAGCGCGCCCGATCGGATATCGTCTATCCAGAACTTCCCCAGAAGGATAAATACAGGCGCACATGCCCCGTGTGACCCAAAATCACCCGTCGATAGGTCAACGACAGACTCGGGAACTCCCCGCTGCCGAAAAGACGCGATCGCCGTCTCTGCGTTTTCGACGGGAATCAGATCATCGTTCACACAGTGATAAATGCGGGTACGCGTGGTGGGACTCCAGCCAAGCAGATCGTTTTCCACCAATCGATCACGCCATGGGAACGGAGTCGTCGCGTCGAACGCCGCGACGAATTCCGGAGCGAGAATCGCACTGGGAACGTCGGGCAGATTGTTGTCGATCTCGCCGCCCGTGTGGGTGCCGTCGAAAAGAGGAGGCAGAATATTGTCGTACGGATTTGCGAACACCCTCGAAAGATCATCTTCCAACCCGTATACGTCGTTGTACGCCAGCAACGTGTACGGCAGAAAGTGTGGTGCCGGATAGGAGGCGTCCGATCTGAACAGGTCGACCATGGAGCCCGACAGATCCCACGGCGCAGCCATAGGAGCACTGCCTGCCAGACGAAACTCGTCGGCGTGTTCTCGTTCGATGAGTTGCTGGGCGGCTGCCGTTGCATAACCGCCTTCTGAATATCCCAGCAGAAAGACGCGGTCTTCGAGATCAATCCCCTCGCGTGCAGCGAAGTGGCGTGCTGCGCGGAGCGCATCGACAACCGCGGTCCCCAGCGATGGCGCATGCACAAACGGATGCAGGCCCGGAGAGAGACCAAGTCCCAGGTAGTCGGGCATCACGGCCATGTAGCCGTCCGTTGCAAATGCGACGGCAACCAGCGCCTCGGCATTCTCGCTGCCCTCGATCGAGGGCGCCCCGTCCTTCTTGACGATGGTTCCGTGCTGATAGCTGACCAGCGTTACACCGTCCGTGATTGATACAGGTACGGCAAGCAGAGCGCTCGCCTCAGTCAGTTCGCCCTGCGCATCGACTGTCCGATATACGATCCGCTTGAGATCAACGGCACTTCGGACTCCGATGGGAAGCTCGTAGGAGAGGATGCGAGCCTCCGAGACAATCTCCACCGAGCGGATGGCAAGCAGGGCGCCGCGATCATTATCGTCGAAATCAGCGATGAACGCATCGTCCGAGCACCCGGCACCGATCATACCGAAGATCAGAGCGCCCAGAAGGTGAATACCGCGCCAGTGGCAGCGTGCGAGCATGGTGGTTTCCGCAGTAAAATCTGATAAATCGAGTGGCTCGTGTTCCTGTTCCCCCGGGCAATCTGTATTGGTGACGAGTTCACGGTGAGCCGCACAAGAGCCCGTCAACTGATATGGGCGTTGTATATTCCCGCCGCTGCCAGTCCAGCACCCGACCCCATATCCGGAGTCGCCATGTTTCACACGCTCGGTGATGGTTCATGAATATTGTCAGTCTGTTCGGTCTTCTTGCTCTTCTGGGGATTGGCTGGGCGATGTCGTATCACCGAAAAGAAGTAAAACTCCGACCTATTGCCTGGGGACTGGGCCTCCAGTTCGTTCTGGCCCTCATCATTCTCCGACAGGATATCTGGAGCTTTATCGGAATGGTCGCGCTCGGGCTGCTCATTGTTACGTATCAGATGCATGACCGGCAGGAAGATCAGCCTACGCTGGTGCTGGCTGCGATCGTCGGCGCGTTTCTGGGTCTTGGCGGGCTGTTGTACTACGTGCCGGTTTCCGTGCTTGGACCCGCATGGTTGATCCTCATCGTGATCGCTCTGGTGAACGCCCGCTTCGGATTTCTCGGCGCGGCGCGGCGTTACGTGGCCGCGCTGTTGATCGTATCCGGGATTTCGTGGCTGGTAGCCAGCGGACTGCATGGCCAGGCCATCTTTCAGTCCTTCAGCGTGAAGGTGGGCGAATTCCTGAACCTCTCTGATTACGGGGCCAACTTTCTGTTCGGCAATCTTGCTGATCCGCAGTACTACTTCCCAGGGCCCGACGGCGGCTGGCCTGGATTTGGATATCTGTTTGCCTTCAAAGTGCTGCCGACCATCATCTTCTTTGGTGGCTTCATGGGTGTCCTGTATTACCTCGGCGTCATGCAGAAGCTGATCGATTCGCTCAGCCGCTTTATGCGATGGACGATTGGTACCAGTGGCGCAGAGACCCTCTCATGCAGTGCGAATATCTTCGTGGGGCAGACGGAGGCCCCGCTGCTCATCCGGCCGTTCTTCGAGAAGATGACCAATTCGGAGCTCCTGACGATCATGGTGGGTGGCTTTGCCACAATTGCGGGTGGTGTGCTGGCGGGTTATATCGCCATGGGCGTACCCGCGGGGCACCTTGTGGCGGCTACGGTGATGTCGGCCCCGGCGGCGCTTGTTCTGGGAAAGATCATTTACCCTGAATTGGAGCACTCCGAGACCGCTGGCGATGTCACTCTGCCCGATGTCAAAGTGGGCGACAATGCCATCGAGGCCGCATCGAACGGGATTACGGATGGTCTCAAGCTGGCGGTCAATGTCGGTGCTATGCTGCTGGGCTTCATCGCGCTCATCGCGGTGATCGATGTGTTTCTGAATTTTGTGGACTCCATTGTTGACGGACGGTGGCTCGGAGGCGCTGCACGCGAGTATGCGGCGACAGCGATGTCGCCGATCGCCCAGGAATACGAGGGGATATTTCCTGGCTCGCTTCAGACATTTTTCGGGACCATACTGCGTCCTCTGGCCTGGCTGATGGGCGTTCCGTGGGAAGATGCGGATGAGGTCGGCAATCTTCTCGGCGTGAAATTGTCGCTCAACGAGTTTGTGTCGTTCGGCGCACTCGGCACCTACATCCAGTCCGGTGTCATCGGCGAGCGGGCCATCATCATCTCGACTTACGCCCTGTGCGGTTTCGCAAACTTCTCTTCGATCGGTATTCAGATCGGAGGCATCAGCGCGCTGGCTCCGTCACGTAAGCCGGATCTGGCAAAGGTCGGCCTGAAGGCCATGTTCGGCGGTGCGCTGGCATCGTGGACGACCGCGACCATCGCGGGGATGCTCCTGTAGTCGCGCAGGCGCCTACTGAGTCTGGAAGTTGACGTTGAAGCGGGCCCAAGAAGCAATGGGGTACGACTTCCCGATGCGAAGAAGATAGGCCGGTTGCCAGCGAACCTTAGTCGTGGCGACCATCGCAATGTCGTCGAGAACCGGGTGAACCGAGCCCAGTTTCTCAATTGCATCGGGTTCGCCCTTGTCGTTGATGTGTACCTGCAGCTCGACTCGCCCGCTCACCCCTGCTTTGCGAAGACTGTCAGGGTAATCGACAGGAATATCACGGCCGAGCGTGAATGTCGCACGGGGCTCCCTGAAATGTCGCGCAATCGTTCGATAGGCTTCCTTCTTGTATCGCTCCACCAGCTTGTCGGGCTCGTGGCTCAGGTCGGCGTCCTTCAGCTTTGGCACGACCAGTTTCTCGAACAAAGAGTCGACGACGGCCGGCTCATTCCGGATCAGGGCGATCAGGCTCAGCTTGACGGCGCGGGCGAGCTGCTTAAGCGCCACCGAACGCCGACGCGACAACTGCATGTCGGACGCATACGTCAGTTCGGCTCCCACGACCGACATGGACTCGAGGCTTTCCAGATTTCTGAACAAACCTGTTGTGTCGACGCCGACGAGAAACCACCGGTTGCCATCCGACATCCATCCATCCGGCGGACCGGGAGTGAACATATCACCGGGGCCGCATCCGGTAAGAGCGACGGTCAACAGTGCGACGGAGAGGGCTGCCGAGAGTGACGTGTTACGCATGGGACGGCGCAGTTTGAATAGATCCGACGGCCGCCAAGATAGCCGATACTCAGGATTCTGGCGTTGATTCGGCCTGAACCGGTTCCGAGGCCAGACGAACGAAATAGCGGCGGCGGTCCATCGCAACGACGCGCACCTGACTTCCCGCGGCGATAAACTCACCTTCGGTGGCGACCTCAAGGCGCACACCAGCGATCTCGACCACTCCGCCCGGCCGCAGGGGCGTCAGCGCCGTTCCGTTCTTGCCCAGAAATTGCCGCCTCTGTTCACGCTCGTCATCGACATCATCAGAGTTTCTGGTGAGCTCGGTCGTGAGCACGAATCGATCCCAGGCCCCCGACGCGTACAGGAACCAGAAGACCACGCCAATCGCGACAGCGCTGCCGGAGAGCGCCGCGAAACCGCCAACCCACCCGGACTCCGAAAATGCAAACCCGACCGCGACCACAATCATCACGAATCCAAGGATTCCGATCACGTTGAAACCCGGCACCAGATACACCTCAACCACGATCAGCAGGAGACCGATCAGGATGAGTGCGATGGGAATCATCAGGTCCACTTAAAGCGAGGTCTATCCGGGTAGGGCTCGGAGAATCGTGTACGGGTCAGGTGTTCGATGTTTCATCTGTGGCGGGCTTCACGCGGACTTCTATGCGGCCTCCGCCGACCCGCTTCACGACCACCGTCGAACCGGCAGGGACGAAGTCCGAAACGGACGTGACGTCAAATCGATCACCGCCAAATTCAGCCGTTCCCGACGGCCGCAGCGGTGTGATCGTGACCCCTACGCGACCCACCAGCTCGTCGTGCGCGTCAGCCGATGTGAATCCGGCGCTCCGGGACAACTGCGGAACGAGTACAAGTTGACCAAAACGATCCGATCGAGGCAGGTACTTCCCCATCGTAAACAAAAGCACGACGAAGAGCACCGATGTTGTGGCCAGGGTTGTAACGGCAGAGGTGAGCGCTTCTCCGGTCGGGAACTGGAATCCAACATTGGCAACCAGAGCCGCCAGCAACGACCCGAAGATCATCAGCACGCCACTGACTCCGGCGATTCCGAAACCCGGAGTGATGAACACCTCCACGAGCAGCAGACCGACGCCAAGCACAAATACGATGATTTCCCAACTCTCAACTAGTCCCATCATGTAGTGCGGTGCGAAGAACATTGCAGCGCCGAGTGCCGCCATCGTACCGGCAAAACCGACACCAGGTGTCTGGAGCTCAAAGTAGAGTCCGCCGAGCATCATGAGCATCAGGATCGACTGCATGATGGGCGATGCAAAGAACCGGAGCAGTTTCTCGACGCGACTCGCATGATGGTTTACGACGGCCGTTTCCAGCACGCCAACCGACTTGTAAAACTGACCCAGGTCGTCTACGCTCAGGTCGGCGACGAGCAGTTTGAGAGCTTCGGACGTCGAGAGTGTAAGCACCTTCCCGGCCTCTGAGATTCCGGCGACTTCGATGGTCTCATCGACCATGGCTTCGGCGATTTTCGGATCTCGGTTGTTCGCCTCAGCGGTCGCACGCATCAGCCCGCGCATGTAGCTCTGGTATTTGTCGGGTGCAGCCTCGCCACCGACGCCCTCCACCACCGTCGCCGCGCCGATCGACGATCCGGGTACCATCACGATATAGTCGCACGCGTACGAGATGAGCGCGCCGGCAGACGCAGCGTTCTTGTTGATGAAGCCCACCGTCGGCGGCTTCGCGTCGAGAATACGTTTTCGGATTTTGTCTGCCGCGTCGACGAGGCCGCCAAACGTGTCGATGTCAAAGACAATCAGCTCGGCACCGTCGGCCTCCGCATCACTCACCGCGCGATCCACATACCGCGCGAGTGCATTGTCGATCATGCCTTTCATCGGTACGACATAAACAGGGCCATCCCCGAACTCGGGCGGGAGGCGCGCGATGCCGGGGTCGTCCTGCGCCAGCGCACTGCCGGCCAGTGTGAGCAGAGCCAGTATGAATGTCAGGTTCCGTAGCATCGACATGGTGGTAGTTTTGGTGTACCTGTGCTACGCTGATTCAAGTCCCAGGATTCGATCAAGCGGATTCGGACAAGGTAGCGCACGATCGACTCTATCATACGATCCGCGATGAACGTGTACGAGGACCGGGCGTCGGAGCGGAAGTTGGCCGGGTGTTGCCGCTTTTGGAGTCCTACGACTCGATGAGCACCGGCGTGCCAATTCGAACGGTGTCCCACAGCGCATCGATCGCGTCGTTCTTGATAGCAACGCAACCACGGGTCCAGGTTGTTCGCGCACCGGTTCCTTCTCCGTGGATCTCAATCCAGCCACCCAGAGCCGTATCCATCGGAGGCGTCGTCCTTCGCTCTTCGGCTTGGAGAATCGATGCATACTGATGCTCGCTAATGAGCCCTCTGGACAACCCGTCACGCGCATCGTTGGCCGACGGATAGTTCAGCACAAACGCCTTGTAGAATCGACTCTGCGCATTCTTTGAAACGACAAAGTAGAGTCCCTCGGGTGTCCGCCAGTGGTCGGGCTCCACGCGGCTGCCACGGCGTTCCTTGTCAAGAAAGAAATTGTAGGCCATATCGGCCGGGATCGTGGCCTCGACGTCGGCACCGCGATGAATCCAGACGGTCTTGGACCGTTTGGAAATCCGTATCCAGAGGTTCGTCAACGCATCGCGGTTCACGAAACCGCGGGCGCCGTCCGACGATTTGACCTCAGCCCAACTGTGGGTGAATCTCAGCATGTCGACCGGCTCGCCTGCGTCGAGTTCGACGTAAGGCTGGGACGAATCTGGGGTCGCAAAGACGGTCGTCCTCTCGAGCGCGTAGTAGACGGCGTTTTCCTCGGGCGACGTCATCCAGTCTGGCGCCGCTCCACCGATAGCCGCCGACGTTCCCTCTGCGATCCAACCTTGCGGCTGCGGCCCCACATGCGTCTGCGCCATGAGCGCAGGCGATGCGACCACAAGAGACATCAGTATCAAACAGAGACTTCTCAAGATGTGAAACCGGTTGCGCGCTTGAAACATCCGCGCGTCGATCGCTCCTGACTGCGTCAGTTGGTCAGGTCGTTATGACTGGAACACCACCGATAGGCTTCCAGGACTCCATCAATTACCGCGCCATTTGTCGTGATGTGTGCGACATCTCTTGCCGCCTTTTTAGCGTTCGATGGCGCAAACGACGATCCGACTATCTCCAACGCCGGAACATCCCCATTTGTGTCCCCGATGAATGCGATCTCCTCCAGAGAGATCCCCAGCGTGTCGGCGAGCCACTGGATTCCACTTGCCTTGTTCAATGAGAGCGGAATCACGTCTATCGAAATATCAGTATGTGCGACAAGAAGTTCTGGAAATTCTTCACCCACAAACTGTTCGACGCGGGGTACCGCACCGAGGACCTCGTCGACGATCGGTCCGGCGAGCGACGCCTGCGTTTTTTTTGCATGATCGATATCCATGGCCGTGCCCGGCATCACATCGGACTGCAACCATGACCGGATTTCAGCTATCTGGCGTTCCAGGCCGGCCGAGAATTGCGGATTCCACGACCAGCGCGACCGTACGGGATCAAACATCCCACCGCCCGCCTCGAATACGACGGGAGTCTCGAGCCTGAGCATCTGAGTTACAGCCTCGACATAGGGATAGGAACGTCCCGAGCACACACTCAAAGCCGGCCGACCGACGGGTTGCG
This region includes:
- a CDS encoding NupC/NupG family nucleoside CNT transporter — translated: MNIVSLFGLLALLGIGWAMSYHRKEVKLRPIAWGLGLQFVLALIILRQDIWSFIGMVALGLLIVTYQMHDRQEDQPTLVLAAIVGAFLGLGGLLYYVPVSVLGPAWLILIVIALVNARFGFLGAARRYVAALLIVSGISWLVASGLHGQAIFQSFSVKVGEFLNLSDYGANFLFGNLADPQYYFPGPDGGWPGFGYLFAFKVLPTIIFFGGFMGVLYYLGVMQKLIDSLSRFMRWTIGTSGAETLSCSANIFVGQTEAPLLIRPFFEKMTNSELLTIMVGGFATIAGGVLAGYIAMGVPAGHLVAATVMSAPAALVLGKIIYPELEHSETAGDVTLPDVKVGDNAIEAASNGITDGLKLAVNVGAMLLGFIALIAVIDVFLNFVDSIVDGRWLGGAAREYAATAMSPIAQEYEGIFPGSLQTFFGTILRPLAWLMGVPWEDADEVGNLLGVKLSLNEFVSFGALGTYIQSGVIGERAIIISTYALCGFANFSSIGIQIGGISALAPSRKPDLAKVGLKAMFGGALASWTTATIAGMLL
- a CDS encoding extracellular solute-binding protein, which translates into the protein MRKRPVPTFVCLVAAVTTAGVVVSCGPADSRAPLVVYSPHGKEMLSHYEAAFEEAYPAIDVQWIDMGGQNAEDRIRTESANPQASVWWGGAGMAFDRAAREGLLAPYRPSWASSVLSDARGPSDLWYGTFFTPEVIAYNSVALDSARSPRGWDELLAEKWRGRVLLRYPLASSTMRTIFGAMILRQPTVEDGYRWLAKLDRNVKTYTADPTQLYLKLARGEGDVTVWNLPDIFLQADVNGYPFAFVIPEHGTPVLVDGIALVHKGPNIEAAQLFYEFVTSDSALVHQAEAFYRIPVRTDVPASRLPAWVAGLNVNPMKLDWERLATEGPTWMQFWDENIKGRGSEYLAEVGS
- a CDS encoding energy transducer TonB, producing MRNTSLSAALSVALLTVALTGCGPGDMFTPGPPDGWMSDGNRWFLVGVDTTGLFRNLESLESMSVVGAELTYASDMQLSRRRSVALKQLARAVKLSLIALIRNEPAVVDSLFEKLVVPKLKDADLSHEPDKLVERYKKEAYRTIARHFREPRATFTLGRDIPVDYPDSLRKAGVSGRVELQVHINDKGEPDAIEKLGSVHPVLDDIAMVATTKVRWQPAYLLRIGKSYPIASWARFNVNFQTQ
- a CDS encoding nodulation protein NfeD encodes the protein MSMLRNLTFILALLTLAGSALAQDDPGIARLPPEFGDGPVYVVPMKGMIDNALARYVDRAVSDAEADGAELIVFDIDTFGGLVDAADKIRKRILDAKPPTVGFINKNAASAGALISYACDYIVMVPGSSIGAATVVEGVGGEAAPDKYQSYMRGLMRATAEANNRDPKIAEAMVDETIEVAGISEAGKVLTLSTSEALKLLVADLSVDDLGQFYKSVGVLETAVVNHHASRVEKLLRFFASPIMQSILMLMMLGGLYFELQTPGVGFAGTMAALGAAMFFAPHYMMGLVESWEIIVFVLGVGLLLVEVFITPGFGIAGVSGVLMIFGSLLAALVANVGFQFPTGEALTSAVTTLATTSVLFVVLLFTMGKYLPRSDRFGQLVLVPQLSRSAGFTSADAHDELVGRVGVTITPLRPSGTAEFGGDRFDVTSVSDFVPAGSTVVVKRVGGGRIEVRVKPATDETSNT
- a CDS encoding L,D-transpeptidase; protein product: MRSLCLILMSLVVASPALMAQTHVGPQPQGWIAEGTSAAIGGAAPDWMTSPEENAVYYALERTTVFATPDSSQPYVELDAGEPVDMLRFTHSWAEVKSSDGARGFVNRDALTNLWIRISKRSKTVWIHRGADVEATIPADMAYNFFLDKERRGSRVEPDHWRTPEGLYFVVSKNAQSRFYKAFVLNYPSANDARDGLSRGLISEHQYASILQAEERRTTPPMDTALGGWIEIHGEGTGARTTWTRGCVAIKNDAIDALWDTVRIGTPVLIES
- a CDS encoding HAD family phosphatase, with product MRTRNNSDRPIRLFVSDIDGCLSEPYSPFRLDLLNELATLAEGIRVDSQPVGRPALSVCSGRSYPYVEAVTQMLRLETPVVFEAGGGMFDPVRSRWSWNPQFSAGLERQIAEIRSWLQSDVMPGTAMDIDHAKKTQASLAGPIVDEVLGAVPRVEQFVGEEFPELLVAHTDISIDVIPLSLNKASGIQWLADTLGISLEEIAFIGDTNGDVPALEIVGSSFAPSNAKKAARDVAHITTNGAVIDGVLEAYRWCSSHNDLTN
- a CDS encoding UvrD-helicase domain-containing protein, whose product is MREFQLTTDPVTATADAQAASQILDALNEAQRSAVAATDGPALIVAGPGSGKTRVLTHKVAYLLASGKAQPWQILALTFTNKAAREMKRRIEDLAGDEARGIWMGTFHSIFARLLRVEADKIGYTSDYSIYDSDDQERVLRGLMEQYNIDSRQFSARAMRSLISAAKTSMISPAEYARTASTLIQDKAAQLFQPYQETLRRSNALDFDDLLLKPLDLFRKAPETLDKYQSRWQYIYIDEYQDTNQAQYQLAQLLAAQHRNICAVGDDSQSIYAFRGADITNILSFQRDYKDALVLRLEQNYRSTQKILRLADSIIKHNEDRLEKSLWTENEEGHDVILMEAISERDEAQKIERHIRDLYVRGIRYREFAALYRTNAQSRSIEDALRRGGIPYRVFGGLSFYQRKEIKDVLAYLRLVVNPNDTASLRRVINFPTRGIGQKSVERIVDFAIAHDLTVWQAVERVGEIGLGGRAVNAVQRFASMISGFAERMESVPADELAGDVIRASGLLDELKREHTTENLIRWENVQELVSAVAEFVSNNPESGSLSTFLQEVSLVTDADLDTSSGDVVTLMTLHASKGLEYPVVFITGLEEGLFPLARMSEERKDLEEERRLFYVGVTRAEKRVFLSYARSRYRFGDQQSSIRSRFLDEIDDGLVRTEAGVEFKGRTDRFAGRSSGRIEYDDVDPHYYRRNLRGDGARSSKKSSRTQSDDRKVVYDEGEGGSIVPGVTVEHEVFGEGKVLALDGAGLQAKATVFFPEVGQKKLVLRFARLRLIE